The Chlamydiota bacterium genome contains a region encoding:
- a CDS encoding NAD(P)/FAD-dependent oxidoreductase: protein MNSHSKRYDTIVIGAGPAGSSAAIFLRRQGQSVLILEKSIFPRDKVCGEFISPRAWKIFEELGIGERLRESGYHPVREAVLYSSSGKAIEIKFQPEHGLALSRAKLDHLLLRHAQSLGVEVEEGVLVSHREKTLDSWLVRSVVKGSQTLQTLEAKRVILASGRPRQPDSKKQKHRMFGVKAHYDLLQNLNETLELYFLDVGYGGLVEIEDEKVNVCFLLDMNRVPVDLIPKRPDDFMQWVFDRHPILKEKMKNAVRINPLLTTPPLPLGLKMEEHQENEICIGDALGVIDPFFGEGITLALEAGWLLSQSSQDRAFYRAIHKNFKTRFLLGRTMRFFSFHPYLLNGLSWCLSKMGPIPQVLFRLAHRY, encoded by the coding sequence ATGAATAGTCACTCTAAACGCTACGACACCATTGTCATTGGTGCTGGACCTGCGGGAAGTTCAGCTGCAATTTTTTTAAGAAGGCAGGGTCAGTCCGTATTAATTTTAGAAAAATCAATTTTCCCTCGTGATAAAGTTTGTGGTGAGTTTATCAGTCCTCGTGCTTGGAAAATTTTCGAAGAGCTTGGAATAGGGGAACGGCTGCGTGAAAGTGGCTATCATCCTGTTCGTGAAGCTGTCCTTTATAGTTCATCTGGAAAGGCTATTGAAATTAAGTTTCAACCTGAACATGGATTGGCTTTGAGTCGAGCCAAGCTTGATCATCTTTTGCTTCGTCATGCACAATCCTTGGGAGTGGAGGTTGAAGAAGGGGTTCTCGTTTCCCACCGTGAAAAAACTCTAGACAGTTGGTTGGTTAGAAGTGTGGTTAAAGGTTCGCAGACGCTTCAAACTCTTGAGGCAAAGAGAGTGATTTTGGCGAGTGGAAGGCCTAGACAACCTGATTCAAAAAAACAAAAGCACCGTATGTTTGGAGTCAAGGCCCATTATGATTTGCTTCAAAATTTGAACGAGACGCTAGAACTTTATTTTCTAGATGTGGGTTATGGTGGACTTGTCGAGATTGAAGATGAAAAAGTAAATGTCTGTTTTCTTTTGGATATGAATCGAGTTCCTGTAGACTTAATTCCAAAAAGACCTGATGATTTTATGCAGTGGGTTTTTGACCGCCATCCTATCCTCAAAGAAAAAATGAAAAATGCTGTCCGCATCAATCCACTATTAACAACCCCACCCCTTCCTTTAGGGTTAAAGATGGAGGAACATCAGGAAAATGAGATTTGTATTGGGGATGCGTTGGGGGTGATAGATCCTTTTTTTGGAGAGGGGATTACCCTGGCTTTAGAGGCAGGGTGGCTGCTATCCCAATCTTCACAAGATCGGGCCTTTTATCGAGCGATCCACAAAAATTTCAAAACCCGATTTTTGCTCGGTCGTACGATGAGATTCTTTAGCTTTCATCCTTATTTGTTAAATGGACTTTCTTGGTGCCTATCCAAGATGGGCCCTATTCCTCAAGTTTTATTTCGCTTGGCACATCGATATTAA
- a CDS encoding type II toxin-antitoxin system RelE/ParE family toxin has product MRSFKNKRTEDLNYGRLSKDALRLLPQYLHKKAQIKLARLGAASNIRDLRELRGNRFEFLKGDRQGSCSIRINDQYRICFKWIEENADDVEIIDYHR; this is encoded by the coding sequence ATTAGAAGTTTTAAAAATAAAAGGACAGAAGACCTCAACTATGGCCGACTCTCTAAAGATGCTTTAAGGCTATTGCCTCAATATTTGCATAAGAAGGCCCAAATTAAGTTAGCCCGTTTAGGCGCTGCTAGCAATATTAGGGATTTACGAGAGCTTAGAGGAAATAGGTTTGAATTCCTGAAAGGGGATAGACAGGGTTCTTGTAGTATTCGCATCAATGATCAGTATAGAATTTGCTTTAAGTGGATTGAAGAAAATGCGGATGATGTCGAAATTATTGACTATCACCGTTAG
- a CDS encoding CopG family transcriptional regulator: protein MNKNKIDRVLPLGKLSRIRDFLPPPSALVLPDRNVKVTISLSELSVKFFKHEANRHHTKYQKLIRKVLDQYATFYEKAG, encoded by the coding sequence ATGAACAAAAATAAAATTGATCGAGTCCTGCCATTAGGAAAATTGTCAAGAATAAGAGATTTTTTGCCTCCTCCATCAGCTCTTGTCCTACCTGACAGAAATGTTAAAGTGACTATCTCCTTAAGCGAATTAAGTGTCAAATTTTTTAAACATGAAGCTAATCGCCACCATACAAAATATCAAAAACTGATTCGAAAGGTTTTAGATCAATACGCAACTTTCTATGAAAAAGCAGGTTAA
- a CDS encoding BrnT family toxin, with product MSGSFIWDADKEAVNIVKHKINFSTAAKAFKDPKRKIFVDSKHSLKEERYFCIGKVDKSILTVRFTYRENLIRIIGAGKWRKGRIYYEQK from the coding sequence ATTTCAGGCAGTTTTATTTGGGATGCTGATAAGGAAGCCGTTAATATAGTAAAACACAAAATCAACTTTTCTACTGCGGCAAAAGCTTTCAAAGATCCTAAGAGAAAAATATTTGTAGATTCAAAACATAGTCTTAAAGAAGAAAGATACTTTTGTATTGGGAAAGTCGATAAGAGTATTCTTACGGTTCGATTTACTTATCGAGAAAATCTCATTCGAATCATTGGCGCAGGAAAATGGAGAAAAGGGAGAATCTATTATGAACAAAAATAA
- a CDS encoding HigA family addiction module antidote protein: protein MPGKTYPVTPIHPGEILQDELDELGLTQASLAAHIGVLPKTINEICRGKRGISAEMAFKLSKALGGSPQFWLNTQNNWELSQVDVREISHIHPLAA from the coding sequence ATGCCGGGTAAAACTTATCCTGTTACACCGATTCATCCAGGAGAGATTCTTCAAGATGAATTAGATGAGCTTGGACTGACCCAGGCCAGTTTAGCAGCACATATTGGGGTTTTGCCAAAAACAATTAATGAAATTTGCCGCGGGAAGCGTGGCATTAGTGCTGAAATGGCTTTCAAACTCTCTAAAGCGCTTGGAGGAAGTCCCCAGTTTTGGCTTAATACGCAAAATAATTGGGAATTGAGTCAAGTTGATGTAAGGGAAATTTCACATATTCATCCTCTTGCAGCTTAA
- a CDS encoding beta-galactosidase — protein sequence MRFEVTPQGFKQDGKPFFLISGEMHYFRVKKKDWPRHLEKMKKVHLDTVTTYIPWSWHEAKEGIFDLEGKTKPEKDIVGFIDLCHENGLKVVVKPGPYILAEYQDQGIPRWLLARHPEIQVEDSQGRINMPFVCSFMHPIFLEYAAKWFDQIIPAIAQRQSSKNGPISMLQICNEVGLQHWLAGCGDYNPVTLKYYDQFLEGKYRSINILNQLYSKNYSSFDQVIPPSGNTECPQDIARYRDWHTFHREYYYIYLKYLMDDLKIRGITVPFYENVPGWVYGRANEFPVCITLYSEVVAKCPDLLLGLDHIPENVDFRNFHDAAVISEMTRSLQNRSMPLYSAEFQAGSREHCVRTYPNELELFYKAALSYGTQGWNYYMFSQGKNPPGEGVYGPMFYWDTPLDVKGKENPLYDVVSRINGWIRANEENFLPSKKHSSVGVAFYKPYYETEFFYPLFLKDKYFRPEKVGLTYDFKWVRDAFYFDGLIKVLYALNFNPELPDLEVQSVDELLEYKQLWVLAIELMDPKTQEKLLDFVRRGGRAIFYPSLPKFDLEGRPCDILKKGLGIEGDSIFCPTESKVQFFDHELVNSFPVMTVFNGDDASVVAKVGNKVCGFEKNIGKGRAIILGTLPNYQIAEHMDVFKAFLERDGLLPQVVSNDPNVNFQIRKGPHGSFLFVLNFHPIEKEIVIDLLIDGKKMKLPSQRRLVIGPTSGLILPFDWELSQGIKIIYATSELVGQAIEGSRVKLQMRGPQGTRGEIVLQLEKAPQRVLVNGKEVEFKKTEEGFLVQYRHGAKEISLEVVG from the coding sequence ATGCGCTTTGAAGTAACCCCTCAAGGATTTAAGCAGGATGGGAAACCTTTTTTTCTCATTTCTGGAGAAATGCATTATTTCCGAGTCAAGAAAAAGGATTGGCCAAGGCATTTGGAAAAAATGAAAAAGGTCCATTTAGATACCGTGACCACCTATATTCCATGGTCGTGGCATGAGGCGAAAGAGGGGATTTTTGATTTAGAAGGCAAGACAAAACCAGAAAAAGATATTGTTGGATTTATTGATCTTTGTCATGAGAATGGGCTTAAGGTGGTTGTGAAACCCGGCCCTTATATTTTGGCAGAGTATCAGGATCAAGGCATTCCTCGATGGTTGTTAGCCCGTCACCCTGAAATTCAAGTCGAGGATTCTCAAGGCAGGATCAATATGCCCTTTGTGTGTTCTTTTATGCATCCGATTTTTTTGGAATATGCGGCCAAATGGTTTGACCAGATTATTCCTGCCATTGCCCAGCGTCAGTCTTCTAAAAATGGGCCCATCTCGATGCTGCAAATTTGTAATGAGGTGGGCCTTCAGCATTGGTTGGCCGGCTGCGGGGATTATAATCCTGTAACCCTCAAATATTATGATCAATTTCTAGAGGGAAAATACCGTTCGATTAATATTCTCAATCAACTTTATTCAAAAAATTATTCTTCTTTTGATCAAGTCATTCCTCCTTCGGGTAATACGGAATGCCCGCAAGACATTGCCCGCTATCGTGACTGGCATACATTTCACCGTGAGTACTATTACATTTACTTGAAGTATCTGATGGATGATCTTAAGATACGTGGGATTACAGTTCCTTTTTATGAAAATGTTCCGGGGTGGGTTTATGGTCGGGCCAACGAATTTCCAGTTTGCATTACCCTATATTCTGAAGTGGTCGCCAAATGCCCAGATCTTCTTTTAGGATTAGATCATATTCCTGAAAATGTCGATTTTAGGAATTTTCATGATGCAGCCGTTATCTCTGAAATGACACGCTCTTTGCAAAATCGGTCCATGCCTCTTTATTCTGCAGAATTTCAGGCCGGATCACGAGAGCATTGTGTCAGGACCTATCCCAATGAGCTTGAACTTTTTTACAAGGCGGCTCTTTCCTATGGAACCCAGGGCTGGAATTATTACATGTTTTCTCAAGGGAAGAATCCTCCTGGGGAAGGGGTTTATGGCCCGATGTTTTATTGGGACACCCCTTTGGATGTGAAAGGAAAAGAAAATCCGCTTTATGATGTTGTTTCAAGGATTAATGGCTGGATTCGGGCCAATGAAGAAAATTTTCTTCCTTCTAAAAAGCATTCGTCGGTAGGAGTGGCTTTTTATAAACCCTATTATGAGACAGAATTTTTCTATCCTCTTTTTCTCAAAGATAAATATTTTAGACCCGAAAAAGTAGGTCTCACCTATGATTTTAAATGGGTACGGGACGCGTTTTATTTCGATGGATTGATCAAGGTTCTTTACGCTCTTAATTTTAATCCAGAGTTACCTGATTTAGAGGTTCAGTCCGTGGACGAACTTTTAGAGTACAAGCAGCTGTGGGTTCTTGCGATCGAACTCATGGATCCCAAGACTCAAGAGAAACTCTTAGATTTTGTGCGTCGGGGTGGACGAGCTATTTTTTATCCCAGTTTACCTAAATTTGATTTAGAGGGACGACCTTGCGATATCTTGAAAAAAGGCTTAGGTATCGAAGGGGATTCGATTTTTTGCCCGACAGAATCCAAAGTCCAGTTTTTTGATCATGAACTCGTTAATTCTTTTCCTGTGATGACGGTTTTTAACGGTGATGATGCTTCAGTCGTCGCCAAAGTTGGAAATAAGGTTTGTGGGTTTGAAAAGAATATCGGGAAGGGACGAGCGATTATTTTAGGAACACTTCCAAATTATCAAATTGCAGAGCATATGGACGTGTTTAAAGCATTTTTAGAACGAGATGGGCTTTTACCTCAAGTGGTTTCTAATGATCCCAATGTGAATTTTCAAATTCGTAAAGGTCCTCATGGCTCTTTTCTCTTTGTTCTTAATTTTCACCCCATCGAAAAAGAGATTGTGATAGATCTTTTAATTGATGGGAAAAAGATGAAACTTCCTTCACAGAGAAGGTTAGTGATTGGCCCAACATCGGGATTAATTCTTCCTTTTGATTGGGAGCTTTCTCAAGGGATCAAAATTATTTACGCAACTTCTGAACTTGTAGGGCAAGCGATAGAAGGCTCTAGGGTTAAACTCCAGATGAGGGGGCCGCAAGGAACGCGAGGTGAAATCGTTTTACAATTGGAAAAAGCTCCACAAAGAGTTTTGGTGAATGGAAAAGAAGTGGAATTTAAAAAAACTGAAGAAGGTTTTCTTGTTCAATATCGTCATGGTGCAAAAGAAATTTCCTTGGAGGTGGTGGGATGA
- a CDS encoding type II toxin-antitoxin system MqsA family antitoxin, which translates to MKCELCGKSDVRLLNVARTYGKGKDLFIIDHIPVISCFYCGESYLDAHTLHEIERIKLHKKSFSVKRTVPVAHFA; encoded by the coding sequence ATGAAGTGTGAACTTTGTGGCAAATCAGACGTACGCCTTTTGAATGTTGCTCGGACCTATGGTAAGGGAAAAGATCTTTTTATTATTGATCATATTCCAGTTATTTCATGTTTTTATTGTGGTGAAAGTTATCTTGATGCACATACCCTTCATGAAATTGAAAGAATAAAACTTCATAAGAAAAGTTTTTCGGTGAAGCGAACTGTTCCAGTCGCTCATTTCGCTTAA
- a CDS encoding type III polyketide synthase, whose protein sequence is MSVYLNRIEAVVPPYEGHDESIGFLSKFVASSDQYKKFIAIANRLGIDRRYTVLKHFFSENGIPSEAFYHSNRFPSTQERMERYQKEAFPLAAQAIIPLQTQELSSVTHLIVTSCTGFYAPGVDVDIIQRLGLRTTVHRTFIGYMGCFAAISGLKLARDIVRAQPESKVLMVNLELCTLHWRRDHVPFDQLISFLLFADGCAASLISSEPVGLKLKEFYSVIIPESLSLMRWTIGNDGFFMSLDSQLPSFISQGIRNEKKKILNGFSVNDFNFCAIHPGGRTILEAVQSELDLEDSKMKPSYEILRNYGNMSSPTIMFILRKFLEDSSSKGLGCGMAFGPGLTIESFLFEK, encoded by the coding sequence ATGTCAGTCTACCTCAATCGCATTGAAGCTGTTGTCCCTCCCTATGAAGGGCACGACGAATCGATTGGGTTTCTGTCAAAATTTGTCGCATCTTCCGATCAATATAAAAAATTTATTGCCATCGCAAATCGTTTAGGGATCGATCGGCGATATACCGTTCTCAAACATTTTTTTTCTGAGAATGGTATTCCCTCCGAAGCCTTTTATCATTCCAACCGATTTCCTTCAACTCAGGAAAGGATGGAACGCTATCAAAAAGAAGCTTTTCCACTCGCGGCTCAAGCCATCATCCCTCTTCAGACCCAAGAACTTTCTTCGGTGACACATCTCATTGTTACTTCCTGTACGGGGTTTTATGCTCCGGGTGTGGATGTTGATATTATCCAAAGATTAGGACTTCGTACGACTGTTCATCGAACTTTTATTGGTTATATGGGATGTTTTGCTGCGATCTCGGGGTTGAAGCTTGCTCGGGACATTGTGCGGGCCCAGCCAGAATCAAAAGTTCTGATGGTTAATCTTGAGCTTTGTACGTTACATTGGAGACGTGATCATGTTCCTTTTGATCAACTTATTTCTTTTCTTCTTTTTGCAGATGGATGTGCAGCCAGCCTTATTAGTTCTGAACCTGTTGGATTAAAGCTAAAGGAATTTTATTCTGTCATTATTCCCGAGAGTCTTTCTTTGATGCGCTGGACCATTGGGAATGATGGATTTTTTATGAGTTTAGATTCTCAACTGCCTTCTTTTATTTCTCAAGGAATTCGAAATGAAAAGAAAAAGATTTTAAATGGATTTTCTGTGAATGATTTTAATTTTTGTGCCATTCACCCCGGAGGAAGAACCATTCTAGAAGCGGTACAATCTGAGCTCGATTTAGAAGATTCTAAAATGAAACCGTCCTATGAAATATTGAGAAACTATGGGAACATGTCTTCTCCAACGATTATGTTTATTTTGAGAAAATTTTTGGAAGATTCTTCGTCTAAAGGTTTAGGATGTGGTATGGCTTTTGGACCGGGGTTAACCATTGAAAGTTTCTTGTTTGAAAAGTAA
- a CDS encoding methyltransferase domain-containing protein, giving the protein MKKSFEPEWMDHSTSKMDVEGSLKDLRWINRYLGGYKTILKNIEEQVRKRKIKELSILDIATGSGDIPIEMVLWARKQGITTSIKAIDKNPQMIEIAQGRSISYPEISYEVGNVFNLPYQDETFDFCTTSLFLHHLGSKDWLPFLREMLRLAKRAVLVNDLIRAWIPYYGFKFLARAFRFHPMTRHDGAVSVLRAFTIDEIEKLIREGDFKGCEIRRHFPYRFCLVLNKWGEGSLI; this is encoded by the coding sequence ATGAAAAAGAGTTTTGAACCTGAATGGATGGATCATTCAACTTCAAAAATGGATGTGGAGGGAAGCTTAAAAGATCTTCGCTGGATCAATCGCTATTTGGGCGGATATAAAACAATTCTTAAAAATATTGAAGAACAAGTTCGAAAACGAAAGATCAAAGAACTATCCATTTTAGATATTGCAACAGGTTCGGGCGATATTCCGATTGAAATGGTTCTTTGGGCTCGAAAACAGGGGATTACAACCAGTATCAAGGCTATTGATAAAAATCCTCAGATGATAGAAATTGCTCAGGGTAGGAGCATTTCTTATCCAGAAATTTCGTATGAAGTCGGAAATGTCTTTAATCTTCCTTATCAAGACGAGACATTTGATTTTTGTACGACATCCCTCTTTTTACATCATCTGGGTTCAAAGGATTGGCTTCCTTTTTTAAGAGAAATGTTGAGATTGGCTAAAAGAGCAGTTCTCGTGAATGACTTAATTCGGGCGTGGATTCCATATTATGGTTTTAAGTTTTTGGCGAGAGCGTTTAGATTCCATCCCATGACACGTCACGACGGGGCTGTTTCAGTGTTGAGGGCTTTTACAATCGATGAGATTGAGAAGCTTATTCGAGAAGGGGATTTTAAAGGGTGCGAAATTAGAAGGCATTTTCCTTATCGGTTTTGTTTAGTTTTAAATAAATGGGGTGAGGGGTCATTAATTTGA
- a CDS encoding glycosyl transferase family 36 has translation MKKITEKKLFKNDYGYFSEDGKEYVITRPDTPRPWVNVMSNGRYGVIVSQTGGGYSWMDNAQINRITRWEQDLIRDEWGKFIFLRDDEKGTGGSLTWKPTCSKFSSFECRHGVGFTTLEAVWQGIRGKMTLFVPPNETHEIWTLELENLGKKQRKISVFTFFEWLLGRWPDSHREFHRLFIETQYDEKLQGIFAEKRFWDIPNQKGQLWNNSYSYVAFHACSRKPSGFECDKEEFVGKYGAIAHPKAVKEGKLGNHDGKWNDSVASLHLKFNLKPGKAESCVFVTGLAENKESVRKKVLAFSDPAKAAQAFKATQEFWKETLSGLEVETPDPALNIMTNTWLKYQAISGRIWGRTGYYQGGGAYGFRDQLQDSHIFLPLNSDRTAAQIKLHAEHQYADGTVQHWWQNLAPEASGSHHSDNLLWLPFVLVNYLKETAHFSILHEQASFLKNEGSASIYEHAKRAILKSLSRKSPRGIPLILEGDWNDGLNACGRDGKGESVWLGHFLYGILNEFSFVAMKENDLEFVALMKNEAQTLKQAINEVGWDGEWYWRATTDSGKVLGSHECKEGKIFINAQTWSLINGVAEGERAKLVKKMMEKYLYKNYGPILFYPAYKSPDIEVGYLTRYPAGMRENGGLYTHAGVWGIWAECEMKDAAKAYETYQRVNPIYRGENPDLYWSEPYVLPGNVDGPESPNYGRGGWSWYTGSAAWCYRITGEWILGVRPDYNGLVIDPCIPKKWDGFKMTRRFRGDIYQIEVKNPKHVSGGIWEIKVDGFSIKGNVVQPVGDGKAHSVEVMMGKLSGEKVKSQKAAFASAF, from the coding sequence ATGAAGAAAATAACAGAAAAAAAACTTTTTAAGAATGACTATGGCTATTTTAGCGAAGATGGAAAAGAGTATGTCATTACCAGGCCCGATACCCCGAGGCCTTGGGTCAATGTGATGAGCAATGGTCGCTACGGTGTGATTGTCTCTCAGACCGGGGGCGGCTACAGCTGGATGGACAATGCTCAGATCAATCGGATTACTCGATGGGAACAGGATTTAATTCGGGATGAATGGGGAAAATTTATTTTTTTAAGAGATGATGAAAAAGGAACAGGTGGATCTTTAACCTGGAAACCAACCTGTTCAAAATTTTCATCTTTTGAGTGCCGTCATGGGGTTGGCTTCACAACTTTGGAAGCGGTGTGGCAGGGAATTCGCGGAAAAATGACCCTCTTTGTTCCTCCGAATGAAACACATGAAATTTGGACTTTAGAGTTAGAAAATCTTGGGAAAAAGCAGAGGAAAATATCGGTTTTTACCTTTTTTGAATGGCTTTTGGGCCGGTGGCCGGATAGTCACCGGGAATTTCACCGTTTGTTTATTGAAACTCAGTATGATGAAAAGCTTCAAGGCATTTTTGCTGAAAAAAGATTTTGGGATATCCCAAATCAGAAAGGTCAGCTTTGGAATAATAGTTATTCCTATGTGGCCTTCCATGCTTGCAGCCGTAAACCTTCTGGTTTTGAATGTGATAAAGAAGAGTTTGTTGGGAAGTATGGAGCCATTGCTCATCCGAAGGCAGTTAAGGAGGGGAAATTAGGGAATCACGATGGCAAGTGGAATGATTCCGTTGCAAGTCTTCATCTTAAATTTAATTTGAAACCTGGAAAGGCAGAGTCTTGTGTATTTGTCACAGGTTTGGCGGAAAATAAAGAAAGCGTTCGTAAAAAAGTTTTGGCATTTTCTGATCCCGCAAAGGCGGCTCAGGCTTTTAAAGCGACTCAAGAATTTTGGAAAGAAACTTTGTCGGGTTTAGAAGTTGAAACACCGGATCCGGCTCTCAATATCATGACCAACACCTGGCTGAAATATCAGGCCATTTCAGGCCGGATTTGGGGGCGTACCGGTTATTATCAGGGGGGAGGGGCCTATGGTTTTCGGGATCAATTACAAGATAGTCATATTTTTCTTCCCTTAAACTCAGATCGTACAGCGGCTCAAATCAAACTTCATGCGGAACATCAATATGCCGATGGAACTGTTCAACACTGGTGGCAAAATTTGGCGCCTGAGGCCAGCGGTTCCCATCACTCCGATAATCTTCTCTGGCTTCCGTTTGTTTTAGTGAATTATCTAAAAGAGACGGCGCATTTTTCTATTCTCCACGAACAAGCCTCTTTCCTGAAAAATGAGGGAAGCGCTTCCATCTATGAGCATGCTAAGCGAGCCATTCTAAAATCACTTTCTCGTAAAAGCCCGCGTGGCATTCCTTTGATTTTGGAAGGGGATTGGAATGATGGGCTGAATGCCTGCGGCCGTGATGGGAAAGGAGAATCGGTTTGGCTGGGACATTTTTTATATGGAATTTTAAATGAATTTTCTTTTGTAGCTATGAAAGAAAACGACCTTGAATTTGTAGCATTGATGAAAAACGAAGCTCAAACTTTAAAGCAAGCCATCAATGAAGTGGGCTGGGATGGTGAGTGGTACTGGCGTGCAACGACTGATTCCGGAAAGGTTTTAGGAAGCCATGAATGTAAAGAAGGAAAGATTTTTATCAATGCCCAGACTTGGTCTTTGATTAATGGAGTTGCCGAAGGCGAGAGGGCAAAGCTCGTTAAGAAAATGATGGAAAAATATCTTTATAAAAATTATGGTCCGATTCTTTTTTATCCTGCTTATAAAAGTCCGGACATCGAAGTAGGATATCTTACGCGTTATCCAGCAGGGATGCGTGAGAATGGAGGACTTTATACCCATGCGGGAGTTTGGGGGATTTGGGCTGAATGTGAGATGAAAGATGCCGCCAAGGCCTATGAAACCTATCAGCGGGTCAATCCCATTTACCGAGGAGAAAATCCGGATCTTTATTGGTCTGAGCCCTATGTTCTTCCTGGAAATGTGGATGGTCCTGAGTCTCCGAATTATGGCCGGGGAGGATGGAGTTGGTATACAGGATCTGCGGCTTGGTGTTACCGAATTACAGGTGAGTGGATTTTAGGGGTTCGTCCGGATTACAATGGTTTGGTCATTGATCCCTGTATTCCTAAAAAATGGGATGGGTTTAAGATGACTCGCCGTTTTCGTGGCGATATCTACCAAATTGAGGTCAAAAATCCCAAACATGTTTCAGGGGGCATTTGGGAAATCAAGGTGGATGGATTCTCCATTAAGGGGAATGTTGTTCAGCCCGTGGGAGATGGAAAGGCACATAGTGTGGAAGTGATGATGGGAAAGTTATCTGGGGAGAAAGTAAAGTCTCAAAAAGCAGCTTTTGCCAGTGCATTCTAG